The Carassius gibelio isolate Cgi1373 ecotype wild population from Czech Republic chromosome B22, carGib1.2-hapl.c, whole genome shotgun sequence genome window below encodes:
- the LOC127987109 gene encoding uncharacterized protein LOC127987109: MERDSVILPSGLSEIQREDQITWKFKDTLIAKINETAGIFSTYDDVLDGRFRYRLHLTNQTGSLIVTNVKPNISGLYEINISKSSSRYTTHKTFNVTSKEGESRQSATEGNSVTLLSGVSEIHSDDVIVWRSEHGDSIIAKIDRGKVFTTQDGADGRYSGTLELDSKTGSLTIRHIRTEHAGLYHLDITGQRRTIFKRFFISVCSQNWFRYVMVVIVVAVLLLVVIGAIAVIRCRQTQNVNGSVI, from the exons ATGGAGAGAGACTCTGTCATTCTACCCTCGGGTCTATCTGAAATACAGAGAGAAGATCAGATTACCTGGAAGTTTAAAGACACACTCatagctaaaataaatgaaaccgcTGGAATCTTCTCTACatatgatgatgttcttgatgggagattcaggTACAGACtgcatctgaccaatcagactGGATCGCTGATCGTCACTAACGTCAAACCCAACATTTCTGGACTTTATGAAATCAACATCAGCAAGAGCAGCAGCAGATACACCACGCACAAGACGTTCAATGTGACTTCCAAGG AAGGAGAGAGCAGGCAGTCTGCGACGGAGGGAAATTCTGTCACGCTACTATCTGGTGTTTCTGAAATACACAGCGATGACGTGATCGTATGGAGGTCTGAGCATGGAGACTCTATCATAGCAAAAATCGATAGAGGGAAGGTCTTCACTACGCAGGACGGAGCCGATGGGAGATACAGCGGCACACTGGAGCTGGACAGTAAGAccggatctctgaccatcaggcACATCAGAACTGAACACGCTGGACTTTATCACCTGGATATCACCGGCCAGCGGCGCACAATATTCAAGAGATTCTTTATTTCTGTCTGTT CACAGAATTGGTTTCGATATGTTATGGTGGtaattgttgttgctgttttgctgttggTCGTGATTGGAGCTATTGCTGTGATTCGTTGTCGTCAAACACAAAATG